The following coding sequences lie in one Arachis ipaensis cultivar K30076 chromosome B03, Araip1.1, whole genome shotgun sequence genomic window:
- the LOC107634548 gene encoding subtilisin-like protease SBT2.5, whose translation MGSRKSEPYFVFMSYDPEYERLRADRSKRGAHELDLYISRKHDEVLATSLEPGTYRKTSSLVIVDGFAVEITEDQANVLRSAKGVRVVDKNEQVP comes from the exons ATGGGGAGCAGAAAAAGCGAGCCATACTTTGTGTTCATGAGCTATGATCCAGAATACGAGAGACTTCGTGCTGATCG AAGCAAGAGAGGGGCGCACGAGCTTGATTTGTACATAAGCAGAAAGCACGATGAAGTGTTGGCCACCAGCCTTGAGCCTGGAACCTACAGGAAGACTTCTTCTTTGGTCATTGTTGATGGCTTTGCAGTCGAAATCACTGAGGATCAA GCCAATGTGCTCAGATCTGCAAAAGGAGTGAGGGTTGTTGACAAAAACGAACAAGTTCCATAG
- the LOC110269490 gene encoding uncharacterized protein LOC110269490, translating to MNFIKRCWEEIGQEFTIAVMGFFQNAKLPTDANVTWVTLAPKFVAAKEIKDFRSISMVGCVYKVISKVLVRRMRTVMPGLVGETQSVFVKGRKIYDGALIACETVQWLKTRKKKAAIIKLDFQKVYDRVRWSFVDIVLQKMGFGQRWRNWMKECVSSATMSVLVNGSPSKPFKMERGLRQGDPLSPLLFVLVVDVLHRMLGEAVHNGRIAPLMVGRDHIELSHLQFADDTLLFCPLETEIIMNYKRLLRCFELMSGLSINFDKSSLISVNYEQEWVEQGCRLLGCNQAVLPVSLYKMLKAVADKLIALQRRFMWGKEDGNYDHLVPVKGGPWKDICQLNIKEQQVKDKLISGMAMEVGDGRKTMFWEDNWIQGGPLKASFPRVFSVSNQQGFVIGDCGFWDGLEWIWNFQLRRELFQWELELVHQLHEMLRPVKLSTGRQDNLVWKFDNKGIFSTYSSVQVLQSETLSQEITSYNFTSVIWKGLVPPRIELFGWFVLVGRVWCTWLRGFRRDWVVIGTIKGLFESWTSMLNRKEEKKRWLSDLEHLDGTKKKKKKNKLKEPGKGESAQAPGNRAAPGKKVNILY from the exons ATGAACTTTATCAAACGATGCTGGGAGGAGATTGGCCAGGAGTTTACAATAGCAGTGATGGGGTTCTTCCAGAATGCTAAGCTACCAACTGATGCGAATGTTACGTGGGTAACCCTTGCTCCGAAATTTGTGGCTGCCAAAGAGATCAAGGACTTTAGGTCGATTAGTATGGTGGGATGTGTGTATAAGGTGATTTCAAAAGTCTTGGTGAGAAGAATGAGAACAGTTATGCCGGGTTTGGTAGGAGAGACACAAAGTGTATTTGTGAAGGGTAGAAAAATCTATGATGGCGCCCTAATTGCCTGTGAGACGGTTCAGTGGCTCAAGACGCGTAAAAAGAAGGCAGCAATTATAAAACTAGATTTTCAGAAAGTATATGATAGAGTCAGGTGGAGTTTTGTCGATATTGTGCTTCAGAAGATGGGCTTTGGACAAAGATGGAGGAATTGGATGAAGGAGTGTGTCAGTTCGGCCACTATGTCTGTCCTGGTTAATGGGTCACCGTCTAAGCCGTTCAAAATGGAGAGGGGCCTAAGACAAGGAGATCCactttctcctcttctctttgtTCTTGTGGTTGATGTGTTGCATCGGATGTTGGGGGAAGCCGTACACAATGGGCGCATTGCTCCCTTAATGGTTGGAAGAGATCATATTGAACTGTCACATCTTCAATTCGCGGATGATACACTTTTGTTTTGCCCTCTGGAGACAGAGATAATTATGAATTACAAGAGGCTGTTGCGCTGTTTTGAGCTGATGTCGGGTCTGAGCATCAATTTTGATAAGTCGAGTCTGATCTCGGTCAATTATGAGCAAGAGTGGGTGGAGCAGGGCTGTCGCCTTCTGGGGTGCAATCAAGCTGTCTTACCTGTTAG CCTTTACAAGATGCTGAAGGCGGTCGCTGACAAGTTGATTGCATTACAGAGGAGGTTTATGTGGGGCAAGGAGGATGGAAACTATG ATCATCTTGTACCAGTAAAGGGTGGCCCATGGAAAGACATCTGTCAGTTGAATATAAAAGAACAACAGGTGAAAGATAAACTTATTAGTGGGATGGCGATGGAAGTAGGGGATGGTAGGAAAACTATGTTTTGGGAAGACAATTGGATTCAAGGTGGTCCTTTGAAAGCGAGTTTTCCAAGGgttttctctgtttcaaaccaacaAGGATTTGTGATAggagattgtgggttttgggatgggttagagtggatttggaattttCAGTTGCGGAGAGAGTTAtttcaatgggagttggaacttgTTCATCAACTTCATGAGATGTTAAGGCCAGTGAAGCTATCAACTGGTAGACAGGATAATCTTGTTTGGAAATTTGATAATAAAGGTATTTTTTCTACTTACTCTTCGGTGCAGGTGCTGCAATCGGAGACTCTTTCACAAGAGATTACGAGCTATAATTTCACAAGTGTTATTTGGAAAGGGTTGGTACCGCCAAGAATAGAGCTTTTTGGATGGTTTGTTCTAGTTGGTCGG gtgtggtgcacaTGGTTGAGGGGCTTTCGTAGAGATTGGGTAGTCATAGGAACCATTAAAGGTCTATTTGAGAGTTGGACTAGCATGCTTAatagaaaagaggagaagaagaggtggCTGAGTGATTTGGAACATCTGGATGGAAC gaaaaagaagaagaaaaagaacaagtTGAAAGAACCTGGTAAAGGGGAAAGTGCTCAGGCACCAGGCAATAGAGCAGCTCCTGGAAAGAAGGTTAACATCCTCTACTGA